A stretch of Nonomuraea africana DNA encodes these proteins:
- the gltX gene encoding glutamate--tRNA ligase: MTEEVRVRFAPSPTGMFHVGGARTALFNWALAEQSGGRFVLRIEDTDATRNRPEWTEGIISALDWIGINGTNPVFEGPYFQSAFEPQHREAVELLLAKGMAYYCDCTRDDLVARTGSEHKGYDGHCRERGLTAGAVRFRTPDEGVTVVDDVIRGRVEFPNNAQEDFVVARTDGSPLYVVANAVDDITQNITHVVRGEEHLGNAAKQMLLWPALGAKPPVWAHLPVIVNEQRKKLSKRRDKVALESYREEGYLAEAMVNYLMLLGWGTGEDREIMPWSEMVPRFRLEDVNSASAFFDEKKLRAFNGEYIRALPLETFEERCLPYLDPSWDAELFSKVAVLAQTRVSVLSEIRQNVDFLFLEEPAFDQASWDKAMKANAPEVIEGYLAKLESVSWDPESLKEALEDVGAALGGLKLSKTQAPIRVAVTGRTVGLPLFESIEVLGRERAQERLRAALERLRG, encoded by the coding sequence GTGACTGAAGAAGTACGGGTGCGCTTCGCCCCGTCTCCCACTGGCATGTTCCATGTCGGCGGCGCCCGCACGGCCCTGTTCAACTGGGCGCTGGCCGAGCAGTCCGGCGGCAGGTTCGTGCTGCGCATCGAGGACACCGATGCCACCCGCAACCGCCCCGAGTGGACCGAGGGCATCATCTCGGCGCTCGACTGGATCGGCATCAACGGCACCAACCCGGTCTTCGAGGGCCCCTACTTCCAGTCGGCCTTCGAGCCCCAGCACCGCGAGGCGGTCGAACTCCTCCTGGCCAAGGGCATGGCCTATTACTGCGACTGCACCCGCGACGACCTGGTCGCGCGCACCGGCTCCGAGCACAAGGGCTACGACGGCCACTGCCGGGAGCGGGGGCTCACCGCGGGCGCGGTGCGCTTCCGCACCCCCGACGAGGGCGTCACGGTGGTCGACGACGTCATCCGCGGCCGCGTGGAGTTCCCCAACAACGCGCAGGAGGACTTCGTCGTCGCGCGCACCGACGGCTCGCCGCTCTACGTGGTCGCCAACGCCGTCGACGACATCACCCAGAACATCACCCACGTCGTGCGCGGCGAGGAGCACCTGGGCAACGCGGCCAAGCAGATGCTGCTGTGGCCCGCGCTCGGCGCCAAGCCGCCGGTGTGGGCGCACCTGCCGGTGATCGTCAACGAGCAGCGCAAGAAGCTGTCCAAGCGCCGCGACAAGGTGGCCCTCGAGTCCTACCGCGAAGAGGGCTACCTCGCCGAGGCGATGGTCAACTACCTCATGCTGCTCGGCTGGGGCACGGGTGAAGACCGCGAGATCATGCCGTGGTCGGAGATGGTCCCGAGGTTCCGCCTGGAGGACGTCAACTCCGCCAGCGCCTTCTTCGACGAGAAGAAGCTGCGCGCCTTCAACGGCGAGTACATTCGCGCGCTGCCCCTCGAGACCTTCGAGGAGCGCTGCCTGCCGTACCTTGACCCGTCGTGGGACGCCGAGCTGTTCAGCAAGGTCGCCGTGCTCGCCCAGACCCGTGTCTCGGTGCTGTCGGAGATCAGGCAGAACGTCGACTTCCTCTTCCTCGAGGAGCCGGCCTTCGACCAGGCCTCGTGGGACAAGGCGATGAAGGCGAACGCCCCGGAGGTCATCGAGGGCTATCTGGCCAAGCTCGAGTCGGTCAGCTGGGACCCCGAGTCGCTGAAGGAGGCGCTCGAGGACGTCGGCGCCGCCCTCGGCGGGCTCAAGCTCAGCAAGACCCAGGCGCCGATCAGGGTCGCCGTCACGGGTCGCACCGTGGGCCTTCCGCTGTTCGAGTCGATCGAGGTGCTGGGGCGGGAGCGCGCTCAGGAGC
- a CDS encoding fumarylacetoacetate hydrolase family protein: MRIARFSTGDEVVFGVVEGDVVSTIAGHPFNQIQFTGERYPLAEVRLLAPMLPSKVIAIGRNYAEHAKELGNEVPEEPLIFMKPSTSVIGHGDAIAYPTSQSQRVDFEGELALVIGRLCREVPAERAKDVIFGYTCANDVTARDLQKKDVQFTRAKGFDTFCPIGPWIQTDLDASDLALTTTVNGEIRQSGRTSQLINDIPALVAYVSAVMTLIPGDVILTGTPAGVGPLEIGDEVSVGIEGIGTLTNKVVSRD, from the coding sequence GTGCGTATAGCGAGGTTCTCCACAGGCGACGAGGTTGTCTTCGGCGTGGTCGAGGGCGATGTCGTCTCGACGATCGCCGGGCATCCGTTCAACCAGATCCAGTTCACCGGTGAGCGCTACCCGCTGGCCGAGGTGCGGCTGCTGGCGCCGATGCTGCCCAGCAAGGTCATCGCCATCGGCCGGAACTACGCCGAGCACGCCAAGGAGCTCGGCAACGAGGTTCCCGAAGAGCCGCTCATCTTCATGAAGCCGTCGACCTCGGTGATCGGCCACGGCGACGCCATCGCCTATCCCACCTCCCAGTCGCAGCGCGTCGACTTCGAGGGCGAGCTGGCCCTGGTGATCGGCAGGCTCTGCCGGGAGGTGCCCGCCGAACGGGCCAAGGACGTCATCTTCGGCTACACCTGCGCCAACGACGTCACCGCGCGCGACCTGCAGAAGAAGGACGTGCAGTTCACCAGGGCCAAGGGGTTCGACACCTTCTGCCCGATCGGGCCGTGGATCCAGACCGACCTCGACGCCTCCGACCTGGCGCTGACCACCACGGTCAACGGCGAGATCAGGCAGAGCGGCCGCACCTCGCAGCTCATCAACGACATCCCCGCGCTGGTCGCCTACGTCAGCGCGGTCATGACGCTGATTCCCGGCGATGTCATCCTGACCGGCACCCCCGCGGGCGTGGGCCCGCTGGAGATCGGTGACGAGGTCAGCGTCGGCATCGAAGGCATCGGCACCCTGACGAACAAGGTGGTCTCCCGTGACTGA
- a CDS encoding Asp23/Gls24 family envelope stress response protein, protein MARDSGTATPAVPRARTQGGSSLITEQGRTTIADGVVAKIAGLAAREVSGVYNMGGGTARALGAVRGMVGADKSVSQGVSVEVGERQAAVDLDLVVEYGAAIPDLAGAVRRNVISAIERMTGLEVTEVNVTVNDVHLPETPKTEETQPEREPRVQ, encoded by the coding sequence ATGGCCAGAGATAGTGGCACGGCGACGCCGGCCGTACCGAGGGCACGGACGCAGGGCGGCAGCTCGCTCATCACCGAGCAGGGCAGGACGACCATCGCCGACGGCGTCGTCGCGAAGATCGCAGGACTGGCCGCGCGCGAGGTCTCCGGCGTGTACAACATGGGCGGTGGCACCGCACGGGCCCTGGGCGCCGTGCGTGGCATGGTCGGCGCCGACAAGAGCGTGAGCCAGGGCGTGTCGGTGGAGGTGGGCGAGCGGCAGGCCGCCGTCGACCTCGACCTCGTCGTGGAGTACGGCGCGGCCATCCCCGACCTGGCCGGCGCGGTCCGCAGGAACGTGATCTCGGCGATCGAGCGGATGACCGGCCTCGAAGTGACCGAGGTGAATGTCACCGTCAACGACGTGCATCTGCCTGAGACGCCCAAGACCGAAGAGACGCAGCCCGAAAGGGAGCCACGAGTCCAATGA
- a CDS encoding Asp23/Gls24 family envelope stress response protein, giving the protein MTAPIHGVVIPAQRMPAEQRGRTRIEDRVVSSIALQAANEVEQVREVLHRRSPAARIDGDLTTIRVDVALDYPAPVRTIASEIRSHVARRVLELTGLEVSQVDVRVTSLEVRS; this is encoded by the coding sequence ATGACCGCTCCGATCCACGGCGTGGTCATCCCCGCCCAGCGGATGCCCGCCGAGCAGCGGGGGCGTACTCGCATCGAGGACAGGGTCGTCTCCAGCATCGCGCTGCAGGCGGCCAACGAGGTGGAGCAGGTACGCGAGGTGCTGCACCGCCGCTCCCCCGCGGCCAGGATCGACGGCGACCTGACGACGATCAGAGTGGACGTGGCGCTCGACTATCCCGCGCCGGTCCGCACGATCGCCTCGGAGATCAGAAGCCACGTGGCGCGCAGGGTGCTGGAGCTGACCGGCCTCGAGGTCTCCCAGGTCGACGTGCGCGTGACGAGCCTCGAGGTGAGGTCATGA
- a CDS encoding DUF6286 domain-containing protein, which translates to MTTHAAPEQQTSPQQTPTAEAPVVAPADPAADRAARRAFKPRRMIASSVAALVLIGIGFVAAVEIISTLVNRPVGWLPRDAALSWGSASPWSSPQVLAGAVVLVLVGLGLLALAMRAGRPHVVPVRTGDPDLIIGLRPKGFASALARAAEDVPGVHSAKATVSSGRVAVTAFASGWDDARLTEAVRHAVLVRLGTLEPIDTYKVSVTMKERR; encoded by the coding sequence ATGACCACGCACGCGGCACCGGAGCAGCAGACCTCGCCGCAGCAGACGCCCACGGCGGAGGCCCCGGTCGTCGCGCCGGCCGATCCGGCCGCCGACAGGGCCGCGCGACGGGCGTTCAAACCGCGCAGGATGATCGCATCCTCCGTGGCGGCGCTGGTCCTGATCGGGATCGGCTTCGTGGCCGCCGTCGAGATCATCTCGACGCTCGTGAACCGGCCGGTCGGCTGGCTGCCCAGAGACGCGGCGCTGTCGTGGGGCTCGGCGAGCCCGTGGAGCAGCCCGCAGGTCCTGGCGGGAGCGGTCGTGCTCGTCCTGGTCGGGCTCGGGCTGCTGGCGCTGGCCATGCGGGCCGGCCGTCCGCACGTGGTGCCGGTGCGCACCGGCGATCCCGACCTGATCATCGGGCTGCGCCCGAAGGGGTTCGCCTCGGCGCTGGCCCGCGCGGCGGAGGACGTGCCGGGAGTCCACTCCGCCAAGGCCACCGTGAGCAGCGGCAGGGTGGCCGTGACGGCCTTCGCCTCCGGGTGGGACGACGCCAGACTGACCGAGGCCGTACGGCACGCCGTGCTCGTGCGGCTCGGCACGCTCGAGCCCATCGACACCTACAAGGTGTCGGTCACGATGAAGGAGCGGCGATGA
- the amaP gene encoding alkaline shock response membrane anchor protein AmaP → MRTGRANRLGLAILGLVCLVAGGLVLARGLRAFPQNWAPADEPLVNGPVQEFFTRFSPWVWWALAALAVILALIGLRWLVAQSRHETMGEVRVEGGPEGQTTVTSAAVAKAAAAELTAVPSVTSATATLAGDHDHPKVRLRLAADDRMPMSALRQELSTVTVPHMKLALGADRLPVIAKVSLERAAPPRRAVR, encoded by the coding sequence ATGAGGACCGGCAGGGCCAATCGCCTCGGGCTGGCGATCCTCGGCCTGGTGTGCCTCGTGGCCGGTGGGCTGGTGCTGGCCAGGGGGCTGCGCGCGTTCCCGCAGAACTGGGCCCCCGCGGACGAGCCGCTGGTCAACGGCCCGGTCCAGGAGTTCTTCACCCGGTTCTCCCCGTGGGTCTGGTGGGCGCTCGCCGCGCTCGCGGTGATCCTCGCGTTGATCGGCCTGCGGTGGCTGGTGGCGCAGAGCCGCCACGAGACCATGGGCGAGGTCAGGGTGGAGGGCGGGCCCGAAGGGCAGACGACCGTCACCTCGGCGGCCGTGGCCAAGGCGGCCGCCGCCGAGCTGACCGCGGTGCCGTCCGTGACGTCGGCGACCGCGACGCTCGCGGGCGACCACGACCACCCCAAGGTACGGCTGCGCCTGGCGGCCGACGACCGGATGCCGATGAGCGCGCTGCGGCAGGAGTTGTCGACGGTGACCGTGCCGCACATGAAGCTGGCGCTCGGCGCCGACCGGCTGCCGGTGATCGCCAAGGTCAGCCTGGAACGGGCGGCGCCGCCCAGACGGGCGGTGAGATGA
- a CDS encoding cold-shock protein: MSEGTVKWFNAEKGFGFIAPDDGSADVFVHYSAITTNGYRSLEENQRVSFETTRGPKGLQAEQVVPL, from the coding sequence TTGTCTGAAGGCACCGTGAAGTGGTTCAACGCCGAGAAGGGCTTCGGGTTCATCGCACCCGACGACGGCAGCGCGGACGTGTTCGTGCACTACTCGGCCATCACCACCAACGGCTACCGCTCGCTCGAGGAGAACCAGCGGGTCTCGTTCGAGACCACCCGTGGGCCGAAGGGCCTGCAGGCTGAGCAGGTTGTTCCGCTGTAA
- a CDS encoding amidohydrolase family protein, producing MELITADLPIPGDGRPRTACVAEGYDADLIILDAGPLADITVVADPDHVTGVWKAGRRVKGD from the coding sequence ATGGAGCTCATCACGGCCGATCTTCCCATTCCGGGCGACGGCCGGCCACGTACGGCCTGCGTGGCCGAGGGGTACGACGCCGACCTGATCATCCTCGACGCCGGCCCGCTCGCCGACATCACGGTCGTGGCCGATCCCGATCACGTGACGGGTGTGTGGAAGGCTGGCAGGAGGGTGAAGGGAGACTGA
- a CDS encoding antibiotic biosynthesis monooxygenase family protein — protein sequence MSVVKINALTVPAEMREELERRFSSRAGMVESSDGFEWFELLRPVEGTDTYLVYTRWRSEEDFQAWQSSRAFQAGHAQAAGERPGPGQGHGHGQGPAASGAELWSFEVVQSTGPKA from the coding sequence ATGTCCGTGGTGAAGATCAACGCGCTGACCGTGCCCGCCGAGATGCGTGAGGAGCTGGAGCGGCGTTTCTCCAGCAGGGCGGGGATGGTGGAGTCGTCCGACGGCTTCGAGTGGTTCGAGTTGCTGCGCCCCGTCGAGGGCACCGACACCTACCTCGTCTACACCCGTTGGCGCAGCGAGGAGGACTTCCAGGCCTGGCAGTCCAGCAGGGCCTTCCAGGCTGGCCACGCCCAGGCCGCGGGAGAGCGGCCTGGGCCGGGACAGGGTCACGGCCACGGCCAGGGCCCGGCCGCCTCGGGGGCCGAGTTGTGGTCCTTCGAGGTCGTCCAGAGCACCGGGCCGAAGGCCTAG
- a CDS encoding HD domain-containing protein: MNLVIPDTAACRASLEVATAYHSPALLNHSVRAYLWAAHYARRRGIHFDAELLYVSAMLHDLGLAEAFDNHTLPFEEAGGHVAWVFGAGAGWPVERRRRAAEVIVRHMWDEVDVRDDPEGHLLELSTGMDVSGRGTDAIPGDVREEVLGRYPRLGLAEEFVACFESQAKRKPGSLAARFVSSGFAERVAANPLDH, from the coding sequence ATGAACCTCGTGATCCCTGACACAGCGGCGTGCCGGGCGTCGCTCGAAGTGGCGACCGCCTACCACTCGCCCGCGCTGCTCAACCACTCCGTTCGGGCCTATCTGTGGGCCGCCCACTACGCGCGCAGAAGAGGCATCCACTTCGACGCCGAGCTGCTCTACGTGTCGGCGATGCTGCACGATCTCGGCCTGGCCGAGGCCTTCGACAACCACACCCTCCCGTTCGAGGAGGCAGGCGGGCACGTGGCATGGGTGTTCGGCGCGGGTGCGGGCTGGCCGGTCGAGCGCAGGCGACGCGCCGCCGAGGTGATCGTGCGCCACATGTGGGACGAGGTCGACGTGCGCGACGATCCCGAGGGGCATCTGCTGGAGCTGTCCACGGGCATGGACGTCTCGGGGCGCGGCACCGACGCGATCCCCGGCGACGTGCGCGAGGAGGTGCTCGGCCGCTACCCGCGCCTCGGTCTGGCCGAGGAGTTCGTCGCCTGCTTCGAGAGCCAGGCCAAGCGCAAGCCCGGCAGCCTGGCGGCGCGGTTCGTGTCGAGCGGGTTCGCCGAGCGGGTGGCGGCGAACCCGCTCGACCACTAG
- a CDS encoding heparinase II/III family protein — MRRLALPLALLLALGGLVNPASAAAKRTAECQGDWLPATPTAAEVMKGEIAFLDLPPVKVGQDVNWRTNPYKNRSWGMVFHSLRWMGRLVAEYENNGEERYLARAAEIAHDWVKDNPRGRPASPYAWAEHPIALRAPALVCLSKHVDAKWLKDSLAEHARVLGDDRLYEWGHNHGIDQDIALLGIGCRLGDRRWQDHAIKRLTKTVRLDIDAQGALMEQAPRYAIYVHDRLKVAMSNLKDCGRKVPGDISKRWSKLGGFIMHSTNPAGYMVPIGDGGADHEPSGFPNPSEKVKVFKAGYVYGRTAWGKPESAFYSIRFGPGTKYHGHEDHLGLTYYAHGRDVLVDAGFHSYEPTRYRYWTMSPEAHNVPTVVGARFRPRTATRLAGTAYDSGRQRYRLTDKAHGVSRTRSVLVNHDEDVMAVLDGAGGGKKVRNIWRFDSSLKLVSNSGGKVVLGDGKFKVSLVQLSGCDPVGGQKVERGGTLGWVSPSYMARNPATTVVSPAAKSLLTVIVPGTDQPKVSCGGGKVTVQTADGAVSFKASIF; from the coding sequence GTGCGTCGCCTCGCTCTCCCCCTTGCTCTCCTGCTCGCCCTAGGAGGGCTCGTCAATCCCGCGAGCGCCGCCGCGAAGCGCACCGCCGAGTGCCAGGGCGACTGGCTGCCCGCCACGCCGACCGCGGCCGAGGTGATGAAGGGCGAGATCGCCTTCCTCGACCTGCCGCCCGTCAAGGTCGGCCAGGACGTCAACTGGCGCACCAATCCGTACAAGAACCGCTCGTGGGGCATGGTGTTCCACTCGCTGCGCTGGATGGGCCGGCTGGTGGCGGAGTACGAGAACAACGGCGAGGAGCGCTACCTCGCCAGGGCCGCCGAGATCGCTCACGACTGGGTCAAGGACAACCCGCGCGGCCGTCCCGCCAGCCCCTATGCCTGGGCCGAGCACCCCATCGCGCTGCGCGCGCCCGCGCTGGTCTGCCTGAGCAAGCACGTCGACGCCAAGTGGCTCAAGGACAGCCTGGCCGAGCACGCCAGGGTCCTCGGCGACGACCGCCTCTACGAGTGGGGCCACAACCACGGCATCGACCAGGACATCGCGCTGCTCGGCATCGGCTGCCGCCTGGGCGACAGGCGCTGGCAGGACCACGCGATCAAGCGCCTCACCAAGACCGTACGGCTCGACATCGACGCGCAGGGCGCGCTGATGGAGCAGGCCCCCCGCTACGCCATCTACGTCCACGACCGGCTGAAGGTCGCGATGAGCAACCTCAAGGACTGCGGCAGGAAGGTGCCGGGAGACATCTCCAAGCGCTGGTCGAAGCTGGGCGGCTTCATCATGCACTCCACCAACCCGGCCGGGTACATGGTGCCGATCGGCGACGGCGGCGCCGACCACGAGCCCTCCGGCTTCCCGAACCCCTCGGAGAAGGTGAAGGTCTTCAAGGCCGGCTACGTGTACGGCAGGACCGCATGGGGCAAGCCGGAGTCCGCCTTCTACTCGATCAGGTTCGGGCCCGGCACGAAGTACCACGGCCACGAGGACCACCTCGGCCTCACCTACTACGCCCACGGCAGGGACGTGCTGGTCGACGCCGGCTTCCACTCCTACGAGCCCACCCGCTACCGGTACTGGACCATGTCACCCGAGGCGCACAACGTGCCGACCGTCGTGGGTGCCCGCTTCAGGCCCAGGACCGCGACCAGGCTGGCCGGGACCGCCTACGACTCCGGCCGCCAGCGCTACCGGCTCACCGACAAGGCGCACGGCGTGAGCCGTACCAGGTCGGTGCTGGTCAACCACGACGAGGACGTGATGGCCGTCCTGGACGGCGCGGGCGGCGGCAAGAAGGTCAGGAACATCTGGCGCTTCGACTCCTCGCTCAAGCTCGTCTCCAACTCCGGCGGCAAGGTGGTGCTGGGCGACGGCAAGTTCAAGGTCAGCCTGGTGCAGCTGTCCGGTTGCGACCCGGTGGGCGGGCAGAAGGTGGAGCGTGGCGGCACGCTCGGGTGGGTGTCGCCGTCGTACATGGCCAGGAACCCGGCGACGACGGTCGTCTCGCCCGCGGCGAAGTCGCTGCTGACGGTGATCGTGCCGGGCACCGACCAGCCCAAGGTGTCGTGCGGGGGCGGCAAGGTCACCGTGCAGACCGCCGACGGCGCGGTCAGCTTCAAGGCCTCGATCTTCTGA
- the cimA gene encoding citramalate synthase yields MADDRFHVYDTTLRDGAQQEGLNLSVADKLAVARHLDGLGVGFIEGGWPGANPKDTEFFRRARTELDLKHAQLAAFGATRRAGVKAADDPLVAALRESGAPVVTLVAKSHDRHVELALRTTLQENLAMIRDTVSHLRAEGQRVFLDAEHFFDGYKSNPAYALEVLLTAAEAGADVIALCDTNGGMLPDELAEVVHAAVQTSARVGIHCHDDTGCAVANTLAAVKAGATHVQGCANGYGERSGNANLFTVVANLQLKRGFDLVPPEALADMTRIAHAITEVTNVTPNSHAPYVGTSAFAHKAGLHASAIKVDPNLYQHIDPAMVGNDMRMLVSDMAGRASVELKGRELGYELTPESTKTLVARVKDLESKGYTFEAADASFELLLRDTVHGERKRHFEVESWRVIVERTKGGEVVSEATVKVHAKGERIVATGEGNGPVNALDRAVRLALEKLYPELAGLELVDYKVRILEGSHGTGAITRVLITSSDESGEWATVGVDENIIEASWQALEQAVTFGLLRSGREL; encoded by the coding sequence ATGGCCGACGATCGATTCCACGTCTACGACACCACGCTGCGAGACGGCGCGCAGCAGGAGGGCCTGAACCTCAGCGTCGCCGACAAGCTCGCGGTGGCGCGGCACCTGGACGGCCTGGGCGTCGGCTTCATCGAGGGGGGCTGGCCGGGCGCCAACCCCAAGGACACAGAGTTCTTCAGGCGCGCTCGAACAGAGCTCGACCTGAAGCACGCGCAGCTAGCCGCGTTCGGCGCGACCCGCCGGGCCGGTGTGAAGGCAGCCGACGACCCACTGGTGGCCGCTCTGCGCGAATCCGGCGCGCCGGTCGTGACCCTTGTCGCCAAGAGTCACGACCGGCACGTGGAGCTGGCCCTCCGCACGACTCTCCAGGAGAACCTCGCGATGATCCGCGATACGGTCTCTCACCTTCGTGCGGAGGGACAGCGAGTCTTCCTCGACGCCGAGCACTTCTTCGACGGTTACAAGTCCAACCCAGCCTACGCGCTGGAGGTGCTGCTGACCGCCGCGGAAGCGGGCGCGGACGTCATCGCCCTGTGCGACACCAACGGCGGCATGCTCCCCGACGAGCTGGCGGAGGTCGTCCACGCGGCCGTGCAGACCAGCGCGCGCGTCGGCATCCACTGCCACGACGACACCGGCTGCGCCGTCGCCAACACCCTCGCGGCGGTGAAGGCGGGCGCCACGCACGTCCAGGGCTGCGCGAACGGCTACGGCGAGCGCTCGGGCAACGCCAACCTCTTCACGGTGGTGGCCAACCTCCAGCTGAAGCGCGGGTTCGACCTGGTGCCGCCGGAGGCGCTCGCCGACATGACCCGCATCGCCCACGCGATCACCGAGGTCACCAACGTCACCCCGAACTCCCACGCCCCCTACGTGGGCACCTCCGCCTTCGCCCACAAGGCGGGCCTGCACGCCAGCGCCATCAAGGTGGACCCCAACCTCTACCAGCACATCGATCCCGCGATGGTCGGCAACGACATGCGCATGCTGGTCTCCGACATGGCGGGGCGCGCCTCCGTCGAGCTCAAGGGCCGCGAGCTGGGCTACGAGCTGACCCCTGAGTCCACCAAGACCCTCGTGGCGAGGGTGAAGGACCTGGAGTCGAAGGGCTACACCTTCGAGGCCGCCGACGCCTCCTTCGAACTGCTGCTGCGCGACACCGTCCACGGCGAGCGCAAGCGGCACTTCGAGGTCGAGTCGTGGCGCGTGATCGTGGAGCGCACCAAGGGCGGCGAGGTGGTCAGCGAGGCCACGGTCAAGGTCCACGCCAAGGGCGAGCGCATCGTCGCCACGGGCGAGGGCAACGGACCGGTCAACGCCCTGGACCGGGCGGTCAGGCTGGCGCTGGAGAAGCTCTACCCCGAGCTGGCCGGGCTCGAGCTGGTCGACTACAAGGTCCGCATCCTGGAGGGCTCCCACGGCACGGGCGCCATCACCCGCGTCCTCATCACCTCGAGCGACGAGAGCGGCGAGTGGGCCACGGTGGGCGTCGACGAGAACATCATCGAGGCCAGCTGGCAGGCCCTCGAGCAGGCCGTCACCTTCGGCCTGCTGCGCTCGGGCCGGGAGCTCTAG
- a CDS encoding DsbA family protein, producing the protein MVGAFVALAVLAGMLIIAGLPKGTALPDVKLVRQADGSMLLARPGANAPVLDLFEDFDCPFCKELHDTSGRRLEQLVDEGKLAVVFHTVTIFTDEPSRSNSIRAAAAARCVPSVNWLAFRDKLYGMQPAPHGQATGYTVEELVAAGRSAGVTDAGFAQCVTSQRHAGKHLEDNAKIRIDGTPTLLLDGQPIRDISAIEQQGTSV; encoded by the coding sequence ATGGTCGGCGCTTTCGTGGCGCTTGCCGTACTCGCTGGAATGCTGATCATCGCGGGGCTCCCCAAGGGGACCGCGTTGCCGGACGTCAAGCTGGTCCGGCAGGCCGACGGCTCGATGCTGCTGGCCAGGCCGGGCGCTAACGCGCCGGTGCTCGACCTGTTCGAGGACTTCGACTGCCCCTTCTGCAAGGAGCTCCATGACACCTCGGGGCGGCGTCTGGAGCAGCTGGTCGACGAGGGCAAGCTCGCCGTCGTCTTTCACACCGTGACGATCTTCACAGACGAGCCCAGCCGGTCGAACTCCATCAGGGCCGCGGCCGCCGCGCGCTGCGTGCCGTCGGTCAACTGGCTGGCCTTCCGCGACAAGCTGTACGGCATGCAGCCCGCCCCGCACGGCCAGGCCACCGGCTACACGGTCGAGGAACTGGTGGCCGCGGGCAGGAGCGCCGGGGTCACCGACGCGGGCTTCGCGCAGTGCGTGACCTCGCAGCGCCACGCCGGCAAGCACCTCGAGGACAACGCGAAAATCAGGATCGACGGCACGCCCACGCTGCTGCTCGACGGCCAGCCGATCAGGGACATCTCGGCGATCGAGCAGCAGGGCACCTCGGTGTGA
- a CDS encoding O-methyltransferase: protein MKASYLSPAVGQYILAHSTQPDDLLDELAAETQQVAGSNAGMLISPDQGRFLTMITQLVRPELAVEVGTFTGYSSLCIARGLSGGRLRCFDVSEEWTSIARKYWEKAGVAARITLTLGPATESLRAMEDRIALAFIDADKTNYPAYYELVMERLRPGGVVLVDNTLWDGYVADPSYEDDMTRTIREFNDLVMNDPRVTSVMLPIGDGLTMIRKN from the coding sequence ATGAAGGCCTCTTATCTCTCACCCGCCGTCGGGCAGTACATCCTGGCCCACTCGACGCAGCCCGACGACCTGCTCGACGAACTCGCCGCCGAGACGCAGCAGGTCGCGGGGTCGAACGCGGGGATGCTGATCTCCCCGGACCAGGGCCGCTTCCTCACCATGATCACCCAACTGGTCCGGCCCGAGCTGGCCGTCGAGGTCGGGACGTTCACCGGCTACTCGTCGCTGTGCATCGCGAGGGGGCTGTCGGGCGGACGCCTGCGCTGCTTCGACGTCAGCGAGGAGTGGACCTCCATCGCCAGGAAGTACTGGGAGAAGGCGGGGGTCGCCGCCCGGATCACGCTCACGCTGGGGCCGGCGACCGAGTCGCTGCGCGCCATGGAGGACCGGATCGCCCTGGCCTTCATCGACGCGGACAAGACCAACTACCCGGCGTACTACGAGCTGGTGATGGAGCGGCTGCGCCCGGGCGGAGTGGTGCTGGTGGACAACACGCTGTGGGACGGCTACGTCGCGGACCCGTCGTACGAGGACGACATGACCAGGACGATCAGGGAGTTCAACGACCTGGTGATGAACGACCCGAGAGTCACCTCGGTCATGCTCCCCATCGGCGACGGCCTGACGATGATTCGAAAGAACTAG